In Candidatus Polarisedimenticolaceae bacterium, one DNA window encodes the following:
- a CDS encoding enoyl-CoA hydratase/isomerase family protein, whose protein sequence is MTKVRYDAKGGIATLTLDDPPANTYTHAMMRDLDEAVLKARFDPDVHVIVLRGAGEKFFCAGADIRMLTEADPTWKYYFCLHANETLLRLEHTPKLVIAAINGHCVGGGLEVAMAADLRIARKEGGKIGLPEVNLGVLPGTGGTQRLARVVGRSKAIELMATGRNFGFEEAKALGLVNEIVEGDFDAGVLAYAAQFLPPGRAAKAVGHIKRAVQSGLEMSLADGLSLERELQQRLFESDDAGEGLAAYVEKRKPEFRGR, encoded by the coding sequence ATGACGAAGGTCCGTTACGACGCGAAGGGCGGGATCGCGACCCTCACGCTCGACGATCCGCCGGCGAACACCTACACCCACGCGATGATGCGCGATCTCGACGAGGCGGTGCTGAAGGCCCGCTTCGACCCGGACGTGCACGTGATCGTCCTGCGGGGGGCGGGAGAGAAGTTCTTCTGCGCCGGCGCGGACATCAGGATGCTCACCGAGGCCGACCCGACCTGGAAGTACTACTTCTGCCTGCATGCGAACGAGACGCTGCTGCGCCTCGAGCACACCCCCAAGCTCGTGATCGCCGCGATCAACGGCCACTGCGTGGGCGGCGGCCTCGAGGTGGCGATGGCGGCGGACCTTCGCATCGCGCGCAAGGAGGGGGGCAAGATCGGCCTCCCCGAGGTGAACCTCGGCGTCCTTCCCGGGACCGGGGGCACGCAGCGCCTCGCGCGCGTGGTCGGCCGTTCCAAGGCGATCGAGCTGATGGCGACGGGACGCAACTTCGGCTTCGAGGAGGCGAAGGCCCTCGGCCTCGTCAACGAGATCGTCGAAGGGGATTTCGACGCGGGGGTCCTGGCGTACGCCGCGCAGTTCCTGCCGCCGGGAAGGGCCGCGAAGGCGGTCGGGCACATCAAGCGCGCCGTGCAGTCGGGGCTCGAGATGTCGCTCGCGGACGGCCTGTCGCTGGAGAGGGAGCTGCAGCAGCGGCTGTTCGAGAGCGACGACGCGGGCGAGGGTCTTGCGGCCTACGTGGAAAAACGGAAGCCCGAGTTCAGGGGGCGGTAG